A window of the Brassica oleracea var. oleracea cultivar TO1000 chromosome C1, BOL, whole genome shotgun sequence genome harbors these coding sequences:
- the LOC106343078 gene encoding GDSL esterase/lipase At3g14220, with product MAINRNLIIFAGLLASFTLASFPANVAGEPPLLFTFGDSSYDVGNTKFFSSAFDPATTWPYGESIDFPTGRWSDGNIVPDFIGRLVGNQEPVPPVLDPKGDLSRGASFAISGATVLGSPSDTMSFGQQILKFIELHKKWSDKERAEAIYMINIGADDYLNFAKAHPNANPVEQVAFVARVLQKLSRDLMSLYKSGGARKFAVQNLGPLGCLPIVRQEFKTGESCMEMVNFMVKTHNERLGHVLFAITVRFRSLRYSVFDFNGEILRRINEPSCHGYTDTTTSCCGTGSRNAFGCGYSNVHSKLCSYQKGFLFFDGRHNTEKTDEEIANLFYAGDRHVVYPVNIRDLVGKSVTFLPAQEI from the exons ATGGCAATCAACCGTAATTTAATTATCTTCGCAGGGTTATTAGCGTCTTTTACACTCGCCAGTTTCCCGGCAAACGTTGCCGGCGAGCCACCTCTCTTGTTCACCTTCGGCGACTCTTCCTACGATGTAGGCAACACCAAGTTCTTCTCATCAGCGTTCGATCCGGCCACCACCTGGCCATACGGCGAGTCCATCGACTTTCCGACCGGTCGTTGGTCGGACGGCAACATTGTCCCAGATTTCATCG GTCGATTGGTTGGTAATCAAGAACCTGTACCTCCGGTTCTTGATCCAAAAGGTGATCTCTCTCGTGGAGCAAGCTTTGCCATTTCTGGAGCAACTGTTCTTGGATCTCCATCTGACACT ATGAGTTTTGGACAACAGATATTGAAGTTTATTGAGTTACATAAGAAGTGGAGCGATAAAGAACGAGCAGAAGCTATATACATGATCAACATCGGAGCTGATGATTACTTAAATTTCGCCAAGGCTCATCCAAATGCTAATCCTGTGGAGCAAGTTGCTTTTGTTGCCCGTGTTCTTCAAAAGCTATCCAGAGATCTAATG AGTTTGTACAAGTCAGGTGGGGCGAGAAAGTTTGCGGTACAGAACTTGGGACCGCTTGGTTGTTTACCAATAGTGAGACAAGAGTTTAAGACAGGTGAAAGTTGTATGGAGATGGTTAACTTTATGGTGAAAACACACAATGAACGGCTTGGTCATGTGCTCTTTGCTATCACCGTAAGATTCCGTAGCTTACGGTACAGCGTCTTTGATTTCAACGGTGAAATTCTCCGCAGGATCAATGAACCATCATGCCACG GGTATACTGATACGACGACCTCTTGCTGCGGTACTGGATCGAGAAATGCGTTCGGGTGTGGCTATAGCAACGTGCATTCGAAACTCTGCAGTTACCAGAAAGGATTTTTGTTCTTTGACGGGCGTCACAACACTGAGAAAACTGATGAAGAGATTGCCAATCTGTTCTATGCTGGAGACAGACATGTTGTCTATCCGGTGAACATAAGGGATCTTGTAGGTAAATCGGTGACTTTTCTTCCAGCGCAAGAAATCTAG